In one Grus americana isolate bGruAme1 unplaced genomic scaffold, bGruAme1.mat scaffold_69, whole genome shotgun sequence genomic region, the following are encoded:
- the LOC129200935 gene encoding ATPase family AAA domain-containing protein 2-like: FDKLITDTAEAVLRKMDDMEKMRRRRMMEDLGVFHDENLDMYAQGKKEIQRADKEIADNQGGIVENEEKGDEQVHEENHYTTTNQSVLFDKLITDTAEAVLQKMDDMEKMRRRRMMEDLGVFHDENLDMYAQGKKEIQRADKEIADNQGGIVVVSSEENEEKGDGEDTRKRYDFRQRKTVERYQAPLEKPRQRKRDFSGRSSPVRQRYSFRSAQSDGSCCKRANRRRHAVHNTDSTSSSSTSDDEEHFERHRKRSHNRNLRRCLPLNFRKDELKGIPKDRMTIGASLADVDPMQIDCSVRFDGVGGLSDHISALKEMVVFPLLYPEVFERFKIQPPRGCLFYGPPGTGKTLVARALANECSQGERRIAFFMRKGADCLSKWAGESERQLRLLFDQAYQMRPSIIFFDEIDGLAPVRSSEQDQIHSSIVSTLLALMDGLDSRGEIVVIGATNRLDSIDPALRRPGRFDREFLFSLPDKEARKEIFKIHTRDWTPKPSDMFLEELAEKCVGCCGADIKSLCAEAALCALRRRYPQLYKSSEKLQLDVASIKITAKDFVMAMQKTVPASQRAVASPGRALSSVSKPLLENTLARILQALQRVFPHAYYQPTSCRPRFLLVGEPGCGQASHLAPAVIHALEKFPVYTLDLPALFVTATSPEETCARLMREAQRTAPSIIYIPHIHLWWEAVGATLKATFTTLLQNIPAFAPVLLLATSDVCHADLPTEIKELFIDDYEEVFKIQLPNEEERRMFFEDLIVNQAAKAPASKNSAAWRPLEVLPVAPPPKPQQLTEEEINQLEEQEEDTLRELRIFLRDVTHRLAIDRRFRAFTKPVDPEQVPDYDAVIKQPTDLSAILSKIDLHQYLTAGDFLRDIDLICSNALEYNPDKDPGDRLIRHRACTLRDTAYAIVREEIDEDFEQRCEEIQESRKKRGCSSSKYAPSYYRVMPKQNSVPGCMKTDPKCNEKMKIAAAPVDASTPQTCVVPDSWVRRTTRGRHSQAEEQQVTCADKAMEILTQPVIVDYYELKQLLRYVTAVTKKFSIFCMEKLYAVLSQSIYQHREDYDKTELVKEMKKEIAAFSYASDCGNKDPETILG; encoded by the exons aacaagtccatgaagaaaat cattacaccactacaaatcaatctgttttatttgacaaacttataacaga tactgcagaagcagtcttgcaaaaaatggatgacatggagaagatgcgtagacggcgaatgatggaagaccttggggtgttccacgat gagaacctcgatatgtatgcacaaggaaagaaagaaatccaaagagctgacaaagaaatagctgataatcaaggtggcattgtag tagtttcatcagaagaaaatgaagagaaaggggatggtgaagacactcgaaagcgttatgactttcgacagaggaaaaccgttgagcgctatcaggctccattggaaa aaccaagacaacgtaagagagatttttcgggccgctcttcacctgtcagacagagatactcatttagaagtgctcagtcagacggctcttgctgcaaaagagctaacag acggagacacgcagtccacaacacagattccacatcctcttcatccacatctgatgacgaagagcattttgagagacataggaagcgcagccataacagaaatttaagaag gtgtcttccactaaactttcgaaaagatgagctaaagggaattcccaaggatcgaatgacaattggagcaagtctggctgatgttgatccaatgcaaatagattgttca gtgcgatttgatggtgtgggtggtctttctgaccacatttcagctttaaaagagatggtcgtttttccactgctttacccagaagtctttgagagattcaaaattcaacctccaag aggctgtctattctatggtccgccagggactggaaagacactggttgctcgtgcgcttgctaatgaatgcagccaaggtgagaggagaatagccttttttatgcgaaaaggtgccgactgcctgagtaaatgggcgggggaatctgaacgacagcttcggttattatttgatcag gcctaccagatgcgaccttcaattatcttcttcgatgagatagatggccttgctcctgtgcggtccagtgaacaagaccaaattcatag ctctattgtgtcaactcttctggcccttatggatggcttagacagcagaggagagattgtggtcattggagccaccaacaggctggattctatagatcctgctttacgaagacccggccgctttgatcgagagttcctcttcagcttgccagataaagag gctagaaaagagattttcaagattcacacacgagattggaccccaaagccatcggacatgtttcttgaagagctagctgaaaaatgtgttg ggtgctgtggtgctgatattaaatccttatgtgctgaagctgccctctgtgctttgcgccgccgctatcctcagctatacaaaagtagcgagaaactgcagttagatgttgcttctatcaaaataacagcaaaggattttgtcatggctatgcagaagactgttccagcttcacagagggctgtggcttcacctgggcgagcgctatcatctgtttcaaaaccactgcttgaaaacacattagcaagaattttacaagccttgcagagagtatttccccacgca tattaccagccaacatcttgcaggccacggttcttactagttggagagccaggatgtgggcaagcttctcatttggcacctgcggtaatacatgccctggaaaagtttccagtttatacgctagacctacctgctttgtttgttaccgccacatcaccggaagaaacatgtgcacgg ttgatgcgagaagctcaaagaacagcgccgagtatcatttatatcccacatatccatttgtggtgggaggctgttggagctacactgaaagctacttttacaacactactgcagaacattccagcatttgctccagttttgctgcttgcaacatctgatgtgtgtcacgcagatctcccaacagag ataaaagaattgtttattgatgattatgaagaagttttcaaaatccagttgcctaatgaggaagaaagaagaatgttttttgaggacttaattgtaaatcaagctgctaaagctcctgcatcaaaaaacagtgcag cgtggcggccattggaagtgctgcctgtagcaccaccgcctaagcctcaacagctgactgaggaagaaatcaaccaactggaggagcaggaggaggacacgttgcgtgaacttaggattttcttaagggatgtgactcatagacttgccattgacagacgtttcagagcatttacaaagcctgttgacccagagcag gtacctgattatgacgcagttattaaacagcccaCGGACCTTtcggcaattctctctaagattgacttgcaccagtacctaactgcaggagactttttaagagacatcgatctaatctgtagcaatgctttagagtacaacccagataaagatcctggag atcgtctcattaggcacagagcttgtactttgagagatactgcgtatgccatagtgagggaagaaatagatgaagactttgaacaacgctgtgaagaaattcaagaatctcgtaagaaaagag gttgtagctcttcaaagtatgctccgtcttactaccgtgtaatgccaaagcagaactccgttcctgggtgtatgaaaacagacccaaagtgtaatgaaaaaatgaagatagcagcagcacctgtagatgccagtacacccc aaacttgtgtcgttccagattcgtgggtacgccgtacgactcgtgggagacattctcaggcagaagagcaacaggtgacgtgtgccgataaagccatggaaattctcacacagccagtgattgtggattactatgagctcaaa caactgttgcgttatgtcacggcagtaactaaaaagttcagtatattttgcatggaaaaactatacgctgttctgagtcagtccatataccaacatcgggaagattatgacaaaactgaattagtgaag